The region AATACCCAGTAAAATGGTGGCGAAGAAATAGAACTAACTGatatagaaaaatttcatttatattcaagcCAAAGATCACGATCCATAACACAAAAATATATCAACCGGAAATCTATTTTCCTAAATCAAAAgttcatattaaattataactgtTTTATCGGATTGAATTATTAATGAACAGATCGTTAGATACACTTCTCAATTAATTGGGGGCTACGATATTACTAGTTTGTGTTTTCTTGGTGACGTAAATTTGACGTAAAATTGATGTTATGATTGATgcgagggatgaaaaaaaaaattattattcacgatgtttcataaattttaaaaattgtataaaagtgAAGGATCAACTGAGCGTTATCTTCCACATGGCGTAGAATGCTCATCTTTTGCCAGAACTTTTCTTTTAATGTAAACAACCTTTGTAGGgtaaaaatcgcaaattattgttttctGAAACACCCCGTTATGCATGcagtaaattttatcaatctcgaattatatgtaatttttgtccgattgtgagaaatgaaatttcgctTTAACGGAACGATTTAGCGCGGTAACTTTTTCTACCACACCATTTTCATCATTAACCTCtcttgtaatgaaaaaattcaatacgaATTACGAACGCGTTCCAAGCTTCATCGTCATCGcagtacataaataaaatacatcgGTTCTTTTTCAATCTGCTTTCAACACACGGAATCCATGTGTATAAACGAATCTCTGCGCTCATGGTGCTGCTTACCACGTATTGTACactgtatgtatattatttctTTGGTTGGACGTAGAGCAAGTGTCCTAACTAGACGATGATGATAGAGGCATAGCAGGCATGGCGGGTTTGCTGCCTAGCTGGAGTTCTTTGTAGGTACTCGAGCCTACAGTATGACGCTATAATGCTTTGCTACGTGCTATACTTGTAGGTATACTGTACTATGACTATTTCCGTTAGTTAGTCTATCTTCTCCGTTGTACTagacgtttttttatttttttttatttattattctccttttttcttGTTTAGTTTGTGTTCTATCCGTAACGCtccgttatatatatatatatatatatatatatatatatatatatatatatatatatatatatatatatatatatatatatatatatatatatatatatatatatatatatatatatatatatatatatatatatatatgcacgcACACACCCCATAGTGTACCCCACATTATCACAGTACGTTTGCGTGTTAATACGTATAATGCACGCACGGAATTAAGTATTAAGAAACTTGTCCTTGAATGTTGGCTTGTTTAGTGGAATCGCGCTTAACTCGTTCACGTAGTTATATTGAATACACTATACAATACTACACATATATCGTATGTAAGTATAGCAAGACTCGggtattatacatacctatataaacGTGTTAATAGGTATATCACGCTCTGCGCATTGTACCTTTATAATGGTAAGTGTGGTATAAATTTCGTATGGAAAAactattatacatgtacatatccATACAATGTATACCTTCGATGCATTCTTATAATAGCAATAGTAATatggaataacaataatataacGTTATAGTTGTATTAAACTTGTCGACTTTCGTTTTTGGTTACGATCGATCGTTACGTTGTCGCGCGTCGTCGATCACTTTTACAATACAAATTTGAACATTTATACCGTACATAAGTAggtatatgcatacatattgaaacacacacacactcgcagaattatttgttttcgatataatatctatataatatatataatacgaaaCCACAGTCGTATAACCTTGAGGGATGCTTGTGGTTATTTATAATCTAATAAGATCACAATATTACGTCGTAGGTGCAGGTGACATTTTCCATCGTACCGCATGTGATATGTGCACGTGACTGATgaattatacctatgtatatggCATGTaccatgtgtatatatatatatatatatatatatatacacacacacatgcgtGCAGTTGGCGAGATGTTTTCACGGTTTATATCCTGCCTattgtattatacacatatactcCGAATATTTAACTGTAAACTATTCGGTAATTCTTTTTGCCCTGTACATTCCATCCAAGGTCTTTCTCGAGGCGCTCGTGACCAGCGAGGATCCTACGAGTGTAGTTACTTTCCATTTTGATTTGCGCAACaagaacgacgacgacgacgtcgccTGTTAGCCACTTCTCCCTATAACCGTACACAGCATTGTTTCCACAGATACGGTATTATCGTtgtgtttatttattgtatttttttattattattattttttttgctgtttttctcatttttcgtcAATCCAGATGAGTCTTGTCGGTATTCGtgaactgaaaataattaacagtTGTGTGGTGTATAACTTTGGTTTtctgtgaaatttataaaaaagaaaagaacgaaaaataacgattccTCTCTAGAAATATACATCGTTGTATTGTAAGTTGCGAACGTCAGTCACGATTCTTGAAATGGTTCCCGGTGACGAATTGAAAAACTATCATCTGCGGCAACATTTTTCCTCTGGAAAATCAAACCTTGCCCTATTATACGAACGGACATCACAATATGTCTTTATAATacgcatatgtatattatacactttGAACAAGTGAACGTCACTTACTCACCCGAAGCTATGTATATACGGTAGTATGTATACCGCTAAGTTTGCAGCGGTTAGGTAACGTGTCTCAGCATTTTTCGCTCCCAGAGAAAGTTAACCACACCGTCCGATCTCTAGTTCTAATAGCTATAAAAGCCTTAGTATCGCATCGTCCGCGGGACGCGCGTGCATCAGACTTGTTTGTATACAtctaataaaaatacacgaatACAACTGCAGCGTACGGacaatacatacctatatacacgTATGCAGAGAATTACAATTATAGATACGTACCTGTGTAAAGGAGTGTGAATATCAGCTCTTGTATAATagtataatttgtattttgaatGCGGTAATTCTTATCTGTCCGTGCACGAACGCCCGCagtatgtgtaataataaaatgtgcAGCAGGTTGCATTTTTACCGATCCACCAAATGTTCCCCTCCCCACCACGCAACGCTGGCGGCCGCGACGTAGGTCAGGATTTTCTCTTCGGTGATGGAGAAAACCAGTGTTTTCGGGTGATTTACACCGGCTCTGTGGGGGTTATGTATGATTTTGTAGCTCGCGTGTGTGCGAGCGCGGTAGCTGCGCTGTTGTCACATAACTGCTATACGTGTGTGAGTGCAGTTggatatgcatatatgtacgtataacggCGGCCCGGTGACAGCGCCATACCAACGCATATTGTACGAGTACCGCGTGTGTATACCTAACAGTCTGAACACAAATCGATTGAATCCTCGGGGTTAGTAGAGACGAGGACGCTTGGCTTCGTTGTTGAATCGATTTTAACTCGTGCAGGATAAAGTAGTAGTACTCGTCCCTCTGTTCCGATTTATTTAGAGCGTGTATACGATGAAGTTACTGTttgtagagaaaaataaattggcgTGTAATACTCACAATGTACGGACATGTGACATGTGACAGTATATAGTATTTCGATGTCGACTACAGTCATCGTGGAAATTCCGTCATCGTTAAGAAAGACTTGGGTATAAATTTCCGTGTAGCTTGATGATGAAgtagaggggaaaaaaaacttacagGAAATATTAAgacaatatattatacaaaagtTTCTTGGGTTTAGTTTTAATCTCGTTTCCTTCCCCTCAAAACATAATTGAACTTGGCGATACACCTCCGTATACGATTTGCAATTATTGTATCAATCTCGTAATTTTGGAGGAaacgaacgtttttttttttttaaacttcatCTAGCTGTACCTACGGCTCTCTCTATCGTTGCTCGCGCACATATATGTAGGTAGTATACGCGTGAGATCTATTTTCGACGCACGAGGGTCAGACACTTTTGGGCATACCGCGTGCGTGTGGGGAAGTCACTTCCGACTTCTCGTGACGTCACATCCTTCTCCCCACGAGCCAAATGAACTGAATCtcgttgaacaaaaaaatttaaaaaaagggaattAAGAGGGCCTCGCTCTTACGTTGCTGCATCATATCATGTATAGAAACTTTCCCGCGTACTTGCAGGAATATCATATAAAAGATATCGTGATTATTGTTGTAGATAAGATTCCGATATACCTgtagatatatacataacgATATAATACGTGTATGTAATAAATTCACGACTAACGATgtgttgttatttttgttacagGCGTGAAAATGAGACTTGAAGAAGATTTGGTAATACGGCGAAGTCGGCCGACGATGATTTCGGCGAAATATAGAGCTCGTGAGGAACGGCGTCGTTTGTTGAAGATATCAGCTGCTAAACTGCGACGTATAGAAGATCCGGAAGCGAGTCTTTGTCGATCTGTATTGATCAATAACGCAGTCAGAAGATTGCAGAGGGAAAATCGTGATGAGAAATCGAGGAGCTACGGGGTGTCTGTTAATTTCTTGGATGATTCATCGAAGGAAAATAGCCTGAGTGGAAATATGAATGTAGATAATATAGACAATGATTTGCTGCAAAAGAAACGTTTGGGCGATGACGACGTGGATATGTCCCTTAGCCACAATTCAAGTCCGAAAAAACAACGCCACGACGATTTGGATTTCCCAGACGACGTTTTTAGCGATTTTTACATCCTACCACCGACGCCTAGACTCTTATCTCATATCGATGACGTGTTACCTGATATTGATAGTATAAACGATCTTTCGATTAATAACGGCATGGATGGTGTTGAAAACCGTTTGAACATTAACATTGACTCGTTAAACTCTAGCAAAAGCCGGCTAAGCTTGTCTGACAGCAGTTGTCAATTCCTAAACGATATTGCCGAAAGTTCTTTGAACTGCAATGAGAATCCATTGAGGACATCGGACAGCCGATTATTCTCCACGGAATCTTGTATGATGGATGTTATCGACTGTCAGGACGTATGCGACGACGAGAGGATCACCGAATTCGCAAGGTTCCCCGAACCTACGAAAACCCTCGAAGAGCGACTTATCGACTTTCAATCCCTCGACGAACATTACGACTTGTCAAAGTTCGAACGCAGCAACAGTCAAACCTGCGGCCGAGCCTTCCACGATATACAAACATTTCATAGTCTCGTACCAGGCTTGGAAACATAGGAAAAATAACGCAATAcctaaaatacaaatacatacatacatacatatatatatatatatatgtgtgtgtgtgtgtgtgtgtatgtatacgtgtataatttttatttgtatgcAATGATAAGTATAATGATTATAATCACAGTTGTATTCAAACTGTATACATGCTATACAAAGTTTATACAAAAGGGGTTGTTGTTCCGATGAGGAGTATAGTTTCTCTGTGCAATCGTagttcattttgtttttgttttttcctctgTTGAGtcgttcttttttcaattctttactCGAAACTGGTTAAAATATTCTCGCAATGGCAATTCGGTTATTGCTACTTACATTATCTCTATATATCAgttggactttttttttttgatcaatctgttttacatacctataatattatacatgggGAAGTGTACATAACACGCACaaagagaagatgaaaaaaagtggaaaCAAAAACACTTCTACGACGTAAACTTGTAGGTTGCGTTATAATTTTcgttcgtttgatttttttgcaaatttattttattttattttatttaaactaAATTCATGCCGTCCATTGGCATGGTAATTTCTTTGCGAGATGACGTCTCTGGCATAAACAATCGTACATGTGTATACTGTACCTACACATATtgtttgtatatacatatattacatatattaaaacaaaacgaaaacaaaaatacacaaaaataaaaaaaaaaaaagcaaacgaaaatacttttttaaatcatgttgaaatacaaaatgtatattaaaatattggTGAGTGAATGGGAATAATTTACGAATGAGGAAAGAATATAAGACGGATTTGGTGAGAAATCgttgtacataaataaatataacgcTTCTTACatatttcgatttattttaaacaatacCATCTAATAGACTTAggattatattttaatattgttgTCTGTATTGTTCCATTAATTTTAACGTTAActcattaattatttccagaatgtatttgaaatttatgtaaaattttttcgtttgttcTAGAAAGTGTAGTATTGaattatatattcaaaattatcgatcgtttttttttaattaatttaccgGTTGgtattttctctttatttttttttcgtgcacCCACAATTGCTTGTCTGTTTATTTATACCAATATCATCTGATAATGGCATGCGGCTGAGTACTAAGAGCTGAATAGACATTCTGTTATCTCgcgtaaaaaacaaaaaaaaaaaacattcggaTTTAATGTATCGCCtgtatttaatattaaaaattttgtacttAAGAACtgcaaattataaaaaaagagGAACATGTGCGGCCGTTTTCTGATAATGTTGATGTACAGTACAACTGCAAcatacatattcatatatcaaaaaaatttcacatacgTTAGTTGCGGCTGCTGCTATTACTATTAcgattatcaatattattattattattattattattattattattattaaactttCCGTTTTTACCTGCATTAAATATTTCGGTGCAGAAGAACAGCTagacaaaatataaatatatgccgTAATATTTTCTGCTTATATTACCATTCTAAATCGACTTtcaaaaaaggaagaaaattaaagaagTGCTTTGGCTGTATTGCACAGAATAGTTTTTGGTGTTAAATTTTGGCTCGTATTTAGAAACGTTTAAAACAACATTGTTATATGCTGTTGATTATTTTGTTCTGttgaataaatgtttttttccattatcgATTTATCGGAAAATTTCGACATTGACCAAAGTGAGCAGTATCTAAAGTAGACTTCCAAGCTTCCAGTTAGTGCCCAGGCTGTGGTTAGCATGGCTTTGATACGCCAAGTTTCGTCTGaatgttttacaaatttaaaaaaaagaacaaaaattttgtaaaattatacgaacaaaacaaaacataaTATGGCAAAGAAATTTAACAAAGTGGCCCAATATTGTGTAAATAGCTATATATTAGCCCATATGTTTAGTagttatgtataaaatttcgtaCGTTGTGTAAGTTACAGGTCTAGTTACATGAAATCAGTTACCaattatacgaaaaaaaattcgaataaatctataaaatattattttctcctTGTTGTTAATTGATCActtgtatgcatgtataattaATCTCATTATTACATGACCGGAATTTAACGAGGTAGCAATAGTAATCTCGACAAGAGAATGAAcacaatatacacatatgagttgtttttttttttgcatcaccTGTATTCACACTCACCGCAACTTAAGCGTACTCTACTGTAAATAACAGTAAGcatgttgtttttttatccTGTAGCATATCCGTCGAGTAACTGAGAACGAAAACTTTACCGCTAGGTTCGTGCTTGTACCCAAAAGTCCAACGTAATTCACGAACTTTCGACCGCTATGTGTCTCTGAATATCATATAGTCACTGGTCGAATTCAACGGTAGAAAGATGGCGGCTCTGAAGGAAGTGGTGTCGTTGTACCAAACTTTAAAGAACGAATGGACAAAGAAACCGTGTAATTTACAACAATGCGGCCAAATATTAAACAAATTAAAGGTAAAACTTATTTTAGCGTTACTTACATTTACATTTATGATCCATGTAGCGTTGATGCGTAGATCTAACCTATTTCACTATGTGTCAAAGTGAACAATCATCCTCCTTTACTTACATTTGCAAATGTATTGTTAGCAAAATCTGAATTAACGTTTGCACATCTGATGCTACGACATGTTTCAGCCTGTCAAGTACtgctgattattattattatatgatgCTATCATAATGTtgaattgttaaataatttaacttttttttcaatagattgGCTTGACACAGTTGATGTTTTTACCTACATCAAATAGCAGCGCTTCGCAAAAGGAACTTCTAATCGCTCGTAAGCCACTGTTCATTCAAAAAGTTGAGATTACTTTATTGTTACGATTTAAATCTGCCTTTCATAGTCAAATACATAATTCTTTACATCTAATACtttggaaaattcaaattcacatACATGTTACAAAGATATATGTTCCTTCAGCCAGATATTTACCATTCAAATGTATCTTGAAGATCATTCTCTTTAATTACTACAAATTAATTTGTGTGGTTCAAATTAAAGGTGATGTACTTGAGATCGGAGTCCAATGGAGTATCTCTACGGAAGATATACCATCGTTTGAACGTTACATGGCACAATTGAAGTGTTATTACTTTGATTACAAGTTGGAGTTACCGGAATCTGCGTACAAGTATCAGCTTCTAGGGTTAAACCTTCTGTTTCTGTTGTCTCAAAACAGAGTAGCCGAATTTCACACCGAGCTGGAATTACTTCCGTCCGATCAAATACAATCAGATGTTTATATAAGACATCCTCTGAGCTTGGAACAGTATTTGATGGAGGGTTCatacaacaaaatatttctcgCCAAAGGAAATGTCCCTGCAGCGTCGTATAATTTcttcattgatattttattaaatacaaTTCGGGATGAGATTGGTGCCTGTATGGAAAATGCATACGATAAAATATCTGTGAAAGATGCCTTGAGAATGTTAAATCTCACAACAGAAAGAGAAATCAAAACATTTgccacgaaaaaaaattggaacttAGGAAAAGAtggctatttttattt is a window of Neodiprion fabricii isolate iyNeoFabr1 chromosome 6, iyNeoFabr1.1, whole genome shotgun sequence DNA encoding:
- the LOC124184948 gene encoding uncharacterized protein LOC124184948 isoform X1, producing the protein MLDSEQQANQIQALASLDHDWHLLEGVKMRLEEDLVIRRSRPTMISAKYRAREERRRLLKISAAKLRRIEDPEASLCRSVLINNAVRRLQRENRDEKSRSYGVSVNFLDDSSKENSLSGNMNVDNIDNDLLQKKRLGDDDVDMSLSHNSSPKKQRHDDLDFPDDVFSDFYILPPTPRLLSHIDDVLPDIDSINDLSINNGMDGVENRLNINIDSLNSSKSRLSLSDSSCQFLNDIAESSLNCNENPLRTSDSRLFSTESCMMDVIDCQDVCDDERITEFARFPEPTKTLEERLIDFQSLDEHYDLSKFERSNSQTCGRAFHDIQTFHSLVPGLET
- the LOC124184948 gene encoding uncharacterized protein LOC124184948 isoform X2; amino-acid sequence: MRLEEDLVIRRSRPTMISAKYRAREERRRLLKISAAKLRRIEDPEASLCRSVLINNAVRRLQRENRDEKSRSYGVSVNFLDDSSKENSLSGNMNVDNIDNDLLQKKRLGDDDVDMSLSHNSSPKKQRHDDLDFPDDVFSDFYILPPTPRLLSHIDDVLPDIDSINDLSINNGMDGVENRLNINIDSLNSSKSRLSLSDSSCQFLNDIAESSLNCNENPLRTSDSRLFSTESCMMDVIDCQDVCDDERITEFARFPEPTKTLEERLIDFQSLDEHYDLSKFERSNSQTCGRAFHDIQTFHSLVPGLET
- the LOC124184958 gene encoding 26S proteasome non-ATPase regulatory subunit 8, with protein sequence MAALKEVVSLYQTLKNEWTKKPCNLQQCGQILNKLKIGLTQLMFLPTSNSSASQKELLIARDVLEIGVQWSISTEDIPSFERYMAQLKCYYFDYKLELPESAYKYQLLGLNLLFLLSQNRVAEFHTELELLPSDQIQSDVYIRHPLSLEQYLMEGSYNKIFLAKGNVPAASYNFFIDILLNTIRDEIGACMENAYDKISVKDALRMLNLTTEREIKTFATKKNWNLGKDGYFYFGIPNEKKSEEPIPSADLATLAIDYARELEMIV